The nucleotide window GGGCCGGTGGCACAGGCCATGGACGCCGGCCTCGCCTGGCTGGCGTCGGCGCACCTCGACGAGCCCGGCCCGCCGGCGGTTCCCCGGGTGTTGGGTGCCGGGGACGGCAATCTCGCGAACTTCCTCTGGGACGGCTCCACCGTCCGGATCGTCGACTTCGAGGACTCGGGCCGCAGCGACCGGCCCTTCGAGCTGGCGGAGATCACCGAGCATGTGGCGAGCTGGGCGGAGCACCCCCTCGATGTCTCCTCGTTTCTCGGCCACTTCGCGCTCACCCGGGCGGAGCGGGGCCGGTTGCGGGAGTACCGCCGTCTGCTTGCCCTCGTCTGGCTGTTCCTGTTGCTGTTCGACGCCAGGAACAGCAACCGGCGAAACCCTGCCGACGCGGTGGAGCGCCAGTCCAGGCGTCTGAGGGACCTCCTCGGCTGAGGCGTGCCCCCTCGGCGCCCCGTCAGGAGAGCGGACGGCACAACAGGGCGTCGGGGGTGCCCTGGTGGCCTGGGCGGTGGGTGTAGGCGATGCCGGCCGCGTAGGTGTCGGAGGCGCACTGGCCCTTGAGGCGGCCGTGGGCGAAGTCGCCGCCGGGGTCATCGGGCGGGCGGTGGTCGCCGCGGTCGAACCACACCGTTGCGCCACCGGCGCCGAGCGGGACCCGGGCGGGCATGCACAGGGCGGCGGAGACCCGCTCACCGCGCAGGCTGTAGCCGGTGAGGAAGTCGCCCTCGGGGCACTGGAGTTTGCTGTAGCCGGGAGCCCAGTCGCCGCCCGCGGGGACGTACCGCTCGTCGCGGACGACCTGAGGGACGCCGTCGGGCCGACGCAGGTCGCGGGCCGTGGGCGCGTCGGTGCACAGGCCCCGGCCCTGGGTGTGGCCGATACCGATCAGCCGTTCGCCGTCGGGGCAGGCCGCTTTGCGGGCGCCGTTGTCCCAGTCGCCCA belongs to Streptomyces sp. NBC_01454 and includes:
- a CDS encoding phosphotransferase codes for the protein MVPEHCTHTVELLPDRVIKRFRGTDRAGGEREWRALTLLAVHAPGLAAEPWDCDLAADEPVVVMSRLAGVPMRGRALSDEQVGALAAALHRLHAAVPPEALGQVPPRPDLAAELVARIHRWTPRTRPDVSGPVAQAMDAGLAWLASAHLDEPGPPAVPRVLGAGDGNLANFLWDGSTVRIVDFEDSGRSDRPFELAEITEHVASWAEHPLDVSSFLGHFALTRAERGRLREYRRLLALVWLFLLLFDARNSNRRNPADAVERQSRRLRDLLG